One Mus musculus strain C57BL/6J chromosome Y, GRCm38.p6 C57BL/6J DNA segment encodes these proteins:
- the Sry gene encoding sex-determining region Y protein, translating to MEGHVKRPMNAFMVWSRGERHKLAQQNPSMQNTEISKQLGCRWKSLTEAEKRPFFQEAQRLKILHREKYPNYKYQPHRRAKVSQRSGILQPAVASTKLYNLLQWDRNPHAITYRQDWSRAAHLYSKNQQSFYWQPVDIPTGHLQQQQQQQQQQQFHNHHQQQQQFYDHHQQQQQQQQQQQQFHDHHQQKQQFHDHHQQQQQFHDHHHHHQEQQFHDHHQQQQQFHDHQQQQQQQQQQQFHDHHQQKQQFHDHHHHQQQQQFHDHQQQQQQFHDHQQQQHQFHDHPQQKQQFHDHPQQQQQFHDHHHQQQQKQQFHDHHQQKQQFHDHHQQKQQFHDHHQQQQQFHDHHQQQQQQQQQQQQQFHDQQLTYLLTADITGEHTPYQEHLSTALWLAVS from the coding sequence ATGGAGGGCCATGTCAAGCGCCCCATGAATGCATTTATGGTGTGGTCCCGTGGTGAGAGGCACAAGTTGGCCCAGCAGAATCCCAGCATGCAAAATACAGAGATCAGCAAGCAGCTGGGATGCAGGTGGAAAAGCCTTACAGAAGCCGAAAAAAGGCCCTTTTTCCAGGAGGCACAGAGATTGAAGAtcctacacagagagaaataccCAAACTATAAATATCAGCCTCATCGGAGGGCTAAAGTGTCACAGAGGAGTGGCATTTTACAGCCTGCAGTTGCCTCAACAAAACTGTACAACCTTCTGCAGTGGGACAGGAACCCACATGCCATCACATACAGGCAAGACTGGAGTAGAGCTGCACACCTGTACTCCAAAAaccagcaaagcttttattggcAGCCTGTTGATATCCCCACTGGGcacctgcagcagcagcagcagcagcagcagcagcagcagttccataaccaccaccagcagcaacagcagttctatgaccaccaccagcagcagcagcagcagcagcagcagcagcagcagttccaTGACCACCACCAGCAGAAGCAGCAGTTTCatgaccaccaccagcagcaacagcagttccatgaccaccaccaccaccaccaggagcAGCAGTTCCatgaccaccaccagcagcaacagcagttccatgaccaccagcagcagcagcagcagcagcagcagcagcagttccaTGACCACCACCAGCAGAAGCAGCAGTtccatgaccaccaccaccaccaacagcagcagcagttccatgaccaccagcagcagcagcagcagttccatgaccaccagcagcagcagcatcagttCCATGACCACCCCCAGCAGAAGCAGCAGTTCCATGACCACCCCCAGCAGCAACAGCAGTtccatgaccaccaccaccagcagcagcagaagcagcagttcCATGACCACCACCAGCAGAAGCAGCAGTTCCATGACCACCACCAGCAGAAGCAGCAGTTCCatgaccaccaccagcagcaacagcagttccatgaccaccaccagcagcagcagcagcagcagcagcagcagcagcagcagttccaCGACCAGCAGCTTACCTACTTACTAACAGCTGACATCACTGGTGAGCATACACCATACCAGGAGCACCTCAGCACAGCCCTGTGGTTGGCAGTCTCATGA